The proteins below come from a single Metarhizium brunneum chromosome 1, complete sequence genomic window:
- the TM234 gene encoding Transmembrane protein 234, whose product MQDDKPPVINYVVSFILVGLAWGLTTPFIRRAARAHHPPPHPTLHLDSVKNHWLRSRLYGAFFAVADLLRNPRYALPLLLNLTGSIWFFLLIGHAELSLTVPIVNTMAFLFTVLGEWYVEGKVISRDTGVGMVLSLVGIALCVQSKS is encoded by the exons ATGCAGGACGACAAGCCCCCCGTCATCAACTACGTCGTcagcttcatcctcgtcgggctCGCCTGGGGCCTCACGACGCCCTTCATCCGCCGCGCCGCGCGCGCCCACCACCCGCCTCCGCATCCCACGCTGCACCTGGACTCCGTCAAGAACCACTGGCTGCGGAGCAGGCTGTACGGCGCATtcttcgccgtcgccgacctCTTGCGGAACCCGAGATACGCCCTTCCCCTGCTCTTGAACTTGACCGGCAGCATATggttcttcctcctcattgGACACGCCG AGCTGAGCTTGACGGTTCCTAttgtcaacaccatggcctttcttttcACTGTTCTAGGCGAATGGTATGTCGAGGGCAAAGTCATTAGCAGAG ACACGGGCGTGGGAATGGTACTTTCCCTTGTTGGAATTGCGCTATGTGTTCAGAGTAAATCTTGA
- the LST8 gene encoding Target of rapamycin complex subunit yields MSVILCTAGYDHTIRFWEALSGICSRTIQHPDSQVNRLCISPDKRFLAAAGHHTVKLYDIKSTNPNPLLTFEGHTGNITGVAFHCEGKWMVTSSEDGTVKIWETRTGTIQRSYNHGHPANDVVIHPNQGEIISCDRAGAVRIWDLAENTCAHELVPEEDVPVSSVTVASDGTLLCAANTLGNVFVWTLKQTYDQTQIMPVTHFSAHKEYITRILLSPDVKKLATCSADHTAKIWEVNNTKPCDEGEKDPKPFPLEATLTGHQRWVWDCAFSADSAYLVTACSDHYARLWEVHSQQIIRQYNGHHRGAVCVALNDYSETR; encoded by the exons atgtctgTCATCCTCTGCACGG CGGGATATGACCACACCATTCG GTTCTGGGAAGCCCTCTCTGGCATTTGTTCGCGCACCATCCAGCACCCCGACTCCCAGGTCAACCGACTCTGCATCTCGCCCGACAAGCGCTTCCTCGCGGCTGCCGGCCACCACACGGTCAAGCTATACGATATCAAGTCCACAAACCCCAACCCGCTCCTCACATTTGAAGGCCACACGGGCAACATTACGGGCGTCGCCTTCCACTGCGAGGGTAAATGGATGGTGACGAGCTCCGAAGACGGCACAGTCAAGATTTGGGAAACGAGAACGGGCACCATTCAGCGCAGCTACAACCACGGCCACCCTGCAAACGACGTCGTCATTCACCCGAACCAGGGCGAAATTATCAGCTGTGACAGGGCCGGCGCCGTGAGGATATGGGACCTGGCCGAAAATACGTGCGCCCATGAATTGGTCCCAGAGGAAGATGTTCCCGTGTCAAGCGTCACCGTTGCCAGTGACGGCACTCTTCTTTGCGCAGCAAACACCTTG GGAAATGTCTTTGTATGGACGCTCAAGCAAACATACGACCAAACGCAAATAATGCCCGTGACTCACTTCAGCGCACACAAGGAATACATAACCCGCATTCTCCTCTCACCAGACGTCAAGAAACTGGCTACTTGTAGTGCCGACCACACAGCTAAGATTTGGGAGGTCAACAATACCAAGCCCTGCGACGAAGGGGAAAAGGACCCGAAACCATTTCCGCTCGAGGCAACGCTTACGGGACACCAGCGGTGGGTATGGGACTGTGCGTTCAGTGCCGATTCGGCATACTTGGTGACGGCGTGCTCTGATCACTACGCTCGGCTGTGGGAGGTACACAGCCAGCAGATCATCCGCCAGTATAACGGACATCACCGAGGCGCTGTTTGCGTTGCGCTGAATGATTACTCGGAGACTCGGTAG
- the apdF_2 gene encoding Aspyridones efflux protein, translated as MITGAVLVSTSLLGSGFSTKFPHFFVTQGIFFGTGTALLYYPATGAITEWFNEKRPLALGLAASGSAVGGALWSTYIPKLNNMLPHGAIFLVIGGLAAPLLFLGCLLIRERKGAAGHDESGDEVRPSQRSIRAAVLEWRFLALTWSLVILNTGVLIPFNFLVVYAREKEVSENVAYNLVAYTYLGSIIGRIGSGLLADFFGCFNVLFWESIIVGVMTLWWIQVHTAAELTAFAVLFGIFSGGLVPMGSACVAQTTPDMGHIGLRIGVMMACCAVGALGGAPLSVALLNLAG; from the exons ATGATCACGGGTGCGGTGCTCGTTTCTACGTCCTTGCTAGGTTCTGGGTTCTCTACCAAGTTCCCGCACTTCTTCGTCACTCAAGGCATCTTTTTTGGCACGGGAACTGCGTTGCT ATATTACCCGGCCACCGGTGCCATCACGGAGTGGTTCAACGAAAAGAggcctttggctttgggTTTAGCCGCATCGGGGTCCGCTGTTGGGGGGGCTCTTTGGTCGACATATATACCTAAACTGAATAACATGCTACCACATGGTGCTATCTTTCTGGTGATTGGAGGCCTCGCGGCTCCTCTGCTCTTTCTTGGTTGCTTGCTCATTcgagaaagaaaaggagctGCCGGTCATGATGAGTCTGGCGATGAAGTTCGACCATCTCAACGGAGTATTCGAGCAGCCGTTCTCGAGTGGCGGTTTCTCGCACTGACCTGGTCTTTGGTCATTCTGAATACCGGTGTTCTAATTCCGTTCAACTTCCTCGTAGTCTACGCCAGGGAAAAAGAGGTCTCAGAAAACGTGGCGTATAACCTGGTTGCATACACATACTTGGGCTCCATTATTGGAAGAATTGGTTCAGGCCTGCTTGCCGACTTCTTTGGCTG CTTCAATGTCCTGTTTTGGGAGAGTATCATCGTTGGGGTGATGACACTGTGGTGGATACAGGTGCATACTGCGGCAGAACTGACTGCATTCGCTGTTTTATTTGGTATCTTCTCAGGTGGTCTTGTACCAATGGGCTCTGCTTGTGTGGCACAAACGACCCCGGACATGGGACATATCGGTCTTCGGATTGGTGTAATGATGGCCTGCTGCGCAGTCGGCGCCCTTGGTGGCGCCCCTTTAAGTGTTGCCCTTCTAAACTTAGCTGGTTAG
- the cyp51 gene encoding Lanosterol 14-alpha demethylase, with amino-acid sequence MALFTTIVILLAATAAAVLTLLRRRSPISLPGYKGEGSLAFLHDAKAFATKPIALIQKATRQCGDVFSIQVLSVYNVWLRGNQLNRVYLETREDVWSFVGGMGLFLNKIIDSGYWDHYRVLLSSLSRYVSSGPAQRYAATVSVEETQKAAAEWSLWDGFELFDSVSYLVHKIIVRSLMGEDFYEHNAAELFNLLHSMEADIGSLLSFILPDWVPHPPARRLLKARNRFKEIFMERLRERDRQERSDVRPLQDYVAFTMEDGATVPLKYLMPSHHTMLMFAAHTSTAASISWNIIALLRHPNVMKQVTSELRSMPEGQESLLFQACIKETSRYYCGMKLLRLARENVCIPGSNVNIPKGAVVSISPYLTHLDPENYSEPEVWNPQRWINNKREIVQIDNKTDGVKYLPFGGGSHKCVGEKMAMIMVVRTVATLLREYDFAWETEDIPDKTDFSNLNFDKVGTPWLRGGVRVRMRKATR; translated from the exons atggcactcTTCACCACAATCGTCATCTTGCTTGCTGCTACTGCTGCAGCAGTTTTGACCTTACTTAGACGACGTTCGCCTATTTCATTGCCTGGGTATAAGGGCGAGGGATCCCTTGCATTTTTACATGACGCCAAAGCCTTTGCAACGAAGCCCATTGCACTCATACAGAAAGCCACGAGACAGTGTGGTGATGTATTCAGTATCCAGGTTCTTTCAGTGTACAATGTCTGGCTCCGTGGCAACCAACTTAACAGGGTGTATCTCGAGACGCGAGAAGATGTCTGGTCGTTTGTTGGCGGCATG GGGTTGTTCCTAAATAAAATAATCGACAGCGGCTACTGGGATCATTACCGAGTCCTTTTATCCTCACTTAGTCGCTACGTAAGCTCCGGTCCGGCACAAAGATATGCTGCAACAGTGTCTGTGGAAGAGACGCAGAAAGCTGCCGCCGAGTGGTCATTGTGGGATGGCTTCGAGCTATTCGACTCGGTTTCTTATCTTGTGCACAAGATCATCGTTAGGTCGCTTATGGGAGAAGACTTTTACGAGCACAATGCTGCCGAACTGTTCAATCTCCTGCATTCCATGGAAGCTGATATTGGCAGTTTGCTGTCTTTCATCTTGCCCGACTGGGTTCCTCACCCACCTGCGCGACGCTTACTGAAGGCGCGAAACCGCTTCAAGGAAATCTTCATGGAGCGACTCCGAGAGAGAGACAGGCAAGAGAGAAGTGACGTTCGGCCTCTACAGGATTACGTTGCGTTCACCATGGAAGACGGCGCGACAGTGCCATTGAAGTATCTTATGCCCAGCCATCACACCATGCTcatgtttgctgctcatACAAGCACTGCTGCTAGCATTTCATGGAATATAATTGCC CTTCTGCGCCACCCCAACGTCATGAAACAGGTGACAAGCGAGTTGCGCTCGATGCCCGAGGGACAAGAGTCGCTTCTCTTCCAAGCGTGCATCAAAGAAACGTCAAGATACTACTGCGGAATGAAGCTCCTACGGTTAGCTCGCGAGAATGTATGCATTCCTGGGTCCAACGTGAACATCCCCAAGGGAGCAGTAGTGTCTATAAGTCCATATCTCACCCACCTTGACCCAGAGAACTACTCTGAGCCGGAAGTTTGGAACCCTCAGCGATGGATCAACAACAAGCGAGAAATTGTGCAAATAGACAATAAAACGGATGGTGTGAAATATCTTCcattcggcggcggcagccacaaGTGTGTAGGAGAGAAAATGGCCATGATAATGGTGGTAAGGACGGTGGCGACACTCCTACGAGAATATGACTTTGCTTGGGAAACAGAGGACATCCCGGACAAGACTGACTTTTCAAATCTCAACTTTGACAAGGTTGGAACGCCCTGGCTTCGAGGTGGCGTACGGGTTCGGATGAGGAAAGCTACTAGATGA
- the hpm3 gene encoding Non-reducing polyketide synthase, protein MEVITLIQGDDMSDLTPLFLVHAISGVALPFLHLDSLSDDDRPVYGITSPLHCPGGDILKYPTSLKGLAAFYLDGIRDIQPEGPYLLGGWSMGGMIAMFIAQMLEARGEEVYKVIMIDSANPEVFPKFKSTEEHWEFAKTTFDRTISAGGLQSDDGDCADDFPVSAAITSNCGMDDYIATQSRHSSVWKSPSSPTISSARSSAASIFDTNSPFTSPGSPLSDDFLTDDSGCDSDCGSDCDEPPAMEEFLRHIKTHIHRGLDLISSVQPGDLFTPGTKSDFDAVLIKCTAGPIDVAEEYKGNSGAQLIETVMREQNMRWNPSQFRSFQSIPFSGDHDAAFKPQFIGELSSILRECIEDVE, encoded by the coding sequence ATGGAAGTCATTACTTTGATCCAAGGTGATGATATGTCTGACCTGACCCCCCTTTTTCTCGTTCACGCGATTTCTGGAGTGGCTCTTCCctttcttcatcttgattCCCttagcgacgacgacagacCGGTATACGGCATCACAAGTCCTCTACACTGCCCCGGCGGCGATATCCTCAAGTATCCCACCAGCCTCAAAGGCCTGGCTGCCTTTTATCTCGACGGCATTCGTGATATTCAGCCTGAAGGACCATATCTTTTGGGTGGATGGTCCATGGGTGGCATGATTGCCATGTTCATCGCGCAAATGCTGGAAGCTCGAGGAGAAGAGGTCTACAAAGTCATCATGATTGATTCTGCCAACCCGGAAGTTTTCCCAAAGTTCAAGAGCACAGAGGAACATTGGGAATTTGCCAAAACCACCTTTGACCGCACAATTTCAGCTGGTGGGCTACAGTCCGATGACGGTGATTGCGCCGACGACTTTCCTGTCTCGGCCGCCATTACGAGCAACTGCGGAATGGACGACTACATTGCGACCCAATCTCGGCATTCCAGTGTCTGGAAAAGTCCTTCAAGCCCGACGATATCGAGTGCTCGATCCAGCGCAGCCAGCATCTTCGACACCAACAGCCCCTTCACGTCTCCAGGGTCTCCGCTTTCCGACGACTTCTTGACTGATGATTCTGGTTGCGATTCAGACTGTGGCTCTGATTGCGACGAGCCGCCCGCCATGGAAGAATTTTTGCGGCACATCAAAACCCATATCCATCGAGGTCTTGATCTCATTTCCAGTGTCCAGCCCGGCGACCTCTTTACCCCCGGCACCAAGTCCGATTTTGACGCTGTTCTTATCAAATGCACTGCAGGGCCTATCGACGTCGCAGAGGAATATAAAGGAAATTCGGGTGCACAGCTGATTGAGACTGTCATGAGAGAGCAGAATATGCGGTGGAATCCGTCGCAGTTCCGAAGCTTCCAGTCCATCCCGTTCAGCGGAGACCACGACGCTGCATTTAAGCCACAATTTATTGGGGAACTGAGCTCGATCCTGCGAGAGTGCATTGAAGACGTTGAGTAG